One genomic segment of Arachis duranensis cultivar V14167 chromosome 4, aradu.V14167.gnm2.J7QH, whole genome shotgun sequence includes these proteins:
- the LOC107483693 gene encoding fasciclin-like arabinogalactan protein 4 (The sequence of the model RefSeq protein was modified relative to this genomic sequence to represent the inferred CDS: added 106 bases not found in genome assembly), translating to MPPSSSSFYSVSDLAIPHFTLKTTFIISYLAVALVAVAPLPSRSINITAVLSPFPDFSQFTSLLAPISSDLAGRTSLSLLAVPNSRLSSAPHLSPSALPDVLRYHVLLQFLSLSDLHSLPPSGKLFTTLFQTTGRAPSNSGSLNLTRDPRNGIVTITSPYSPSSNATVLSLVKTLPYNVTVFSVDNLILPFGLDLMASETHPNLGLNITKALIDGKNFNVAASMLAASGVVEEFEADEGGAGITMFVPVDDAYADLPPAVSLQSLPADKKAVVLKFHVLHSYYPLGSLESVVNPLQPTLATEAMGAGSFTLNISRVNGSVAINTGIVQASVTQTVFDQNPVAIFGVSKVLLPREIFGKNPITTPKLGSTAPPPEDDALSPEGSPGAMDGQPSHLSSPPGFREDMQSNAAASGVRGSKFKSSIVVAVFVCCIGFCI from the exons AtgcctccttcttcttcttctttttattctgtttCTGATTTGGCTATTCCCCATTTTACCCTCAAGACAACCTTCATTATCTCCTACCTGGCGGTGGCGCTAGTGGCGGTGGCGCCCCTCCCCTCACGCTCCATCAACATTACCGCCGTCCTCTCCCC TCTGCTccacacctctctccctccGCCCTCCCGGATGTCCTCCGCTACCACGTCCTCCTCCAATTCCTCTCCCTCTCCGACCTCCACTCCCTCCCTCCCTCCGGCAAGCTCTTCACCACTCTCTTCCAGACCACTGGCCGCGCCCCCTCCAACTCCGGCTCCCTTAACCTCACCCGCGACCCTCGAAACGGCATCGTTACGATCACTTCCCCTTACTCCCCTTCCTCAAACGCCACCGTTTTGTCCTTAGTCAAAACCTTACCTTATAACGTCACCGTTTTCTCCGTTGATAACCTCATCCTCCCTTTCGGCCTCGATCTCATGGCCTCGGAGACTCACCCCAATCTAGGGCTCAACATCACCAAGGCCTTAATCGACGGCAAGAACTTCAACGTCGCCGCCTCCATGCTCGCAGCCTCGGGCGTCGTCGAAGAATTCGAGGCCGACGAGGGCGGCGCTGGAATTACTATGTTCGTCCCCGTCGACGATGCATACGCCGATCTGCCTCCAGCCGTTAGCTTGCAATCCCTTCCGGCGGATAAGAAAGCCGTCGTGCTCAAATTTCATGTGCTGCATTCGTATTACCCCTTGGGATCGTTGGAATCGGTGGTGAACCCTCTTCAGCCGACGCTCGCGACGGAGGCCATGGGTGCTGGGAGCTTCACGCTCAACATTTCCCGCGTGAACGGCTCCGTTGCGATCAACACTGGGATCGTGCAAGCTTCCGTGACGCAGACGGTGTTTGATCAGAACCCCGTGGCAATCTTCGGCGTCTCGAAGGTTCTGCTGCCGAGGGAGATCTTCGGGAAGAATCCGATCACGACGCCGAAGCTTGGATCGACTGCACCGCCTCCGGAAGACGATGCGCTGTCACCAGAGGGGTCGCCGGGGGCAATGGATGGCCAGCCTTCGCACCTCTCATCGCCGCCCGGGTTCCGCGAGGACATGCAGTCCAACGCTGCTGCCTCCGGTGTTCGTGGTTCCAAATTCAAGTCTTCCATTGTTGTTGCTGTATTTGTTTGCTGTATAGGGTTTTGTATTTAG